The nucleotide sequence CGACAAATTAACCCGTTACGGGACTAGGACAACATTTACCGAGTACGTGACTCCGATAACATTATCCCTATGCGGGACTCCGACAACATAAACCCAGTAAGAGACTACGACAACATTACCCAGTACGGGACTCCAACAACATTAATCAGTACGGGACTCCGATAAAATTAACCCAGTACGTGACTCCGATAACATTAACCCAGAACGGGACTCCGATAACTTTTACCCAGTACGGGGTTCTGATAATATTAACCCTGTACGGGACTCCGACAACATTAACCCAGTGCGGGACAACGACAACATTAACCCAGTTTACGTGACTCCGATAACTTTTGACCAGTACGGGGCTCTGATAACACCTAACCCAGTACGGGCTCTGATAACATTTACCCAGTACGGGGCGTCTGATAACATTAACTCAGTACGGACTCCGATAACCATTAACCCAGTGCGGGACTCCGATAGCTAGACCAGTAAGAGACTACGACAGCATTTACTTAGTACGGGACTCCAACAACATAACCCAGTACGGGACTCCAACAACTTTAACCCAGTACGGGACTCCGATAACATTAGCCCTATACGGTACTACGAAAACACTTTACTCAGTACGGGCTCCGATAAACATTCACCCAGTACGAGGACTCCGACAACATTATCCAGGTCGGGGCTCCGATAACATTAACCCAGTACGGGGCTCCGCTAACATTAACCCAGTACGGACTCCGATAACATTAAACCCAGTACTGGACTCCGATACAGAAAACCCAGTAAGGGACCTCCGATAATATGAACTCAGTACCGAACTCCGATAACATTAATCCAGTACGGGACTCTGATAACATTAAACCCAGTACTGTACTCCGATAACATTTAAACCAGTACGGAACTCCGATAAACATTAACTCAGTACGGGAACTCCGATAACATTAACCCAGTACTGGACTCCGATAACATGGAACTCAGTACGGGACTCCGATAACATTAACCCAGTACGGGACATCCGATAACATTAACCCAGTACGGGACTCCGATAACAGTAACCCCAGTACGGGAACTTCCGATAACATTAACCCAGTGCGGGACTCCGACAACATTAACCCAGTAAGAGGACTACGACAATATTTACTTAGTGCGGGACTCCAACAACATTAACCCAGTACTGGACTCCGATAAAATTAATCAAGCACGGGACTCATAACTTTAACCCAGTACGGGGCTCTGATAACATTAATCCAGTACGGGACTACGACAACTGTTTTCTTTGTCACAAAGCTCTTGTTAATCACATTTTACATATCAACATATGGCGATTCGTACGCTTTTTATATGCAATATTGCCTTTGTAAGTATTTTTGCATGTATAATATAGATCTcaaaataatgatattattttgaaaaagacgCCTTAAAATATGCTTACGCTTTAAATCGGAAATAAATGCATGCACTTTAAGCgtactttttaaattattatacatgtaaagaAAATGACGTTTTAAATTACTACAACATACATTGGATAAGAAATAAACACATACTGTTGTGATATTACTTAAAGTTCCATTCGAAAGTCCCacgttgttttgtattgtatttatcatttggTTATGCATGACACGTTTTACAGGAGTTGTCAACGATGAGGTTAAGTTTGACGACATTGTCGTCCTTGCTTATTCTCGACCCGGATATCAAAACTAAAATGGATCAGATGGTATCGAAAGGGCGAGAATGTTTTATCAATTACGAGTCTACCATGAGAAACGAAGGAGGCGCCATTCTTGTTCAGAAGGAGCTCATTTTGGCAGCGAATAGTGCGGGAGATGTAAATGTTCAAGGCATGCTATTATCTTTAGACGGCATTACTGTTGAAATGAAGGCTGTTCGCGATGCGTTACTTTCTCTGCAATCAAATGTTCACTCAAACATCGAATCTTGCCGAAGACGTAAACAAATGCATGAAACTACCATCGATACGGACCAGCTAACGCTGAAAAAAAAAGAGGCGGAAATTCAGGGAAAAAATTCCCAGATCAAGTCGTTTGAGGCGGACATTGTCAGTATGGACAATGACGCGGGGACGCTGGAAAACAGGGCCGAAGCGATCGACAGTGCGAGACGCCGGAAGAAGAAAAAAGGCGTCTGGGGAGTGGTGGCCTCAGTCGTTGGAATCGGGCTCGCGCCATTTACAGGTACCTGTGTATTGCAAGCGGTCTTGATGTATCGTTGtatacatttaattgatatttgttttatgaaTCACTTGTTAAGGAGAAGCGCCTAATTACTAACCTGAAAATTAGACCTGCGATACAAACCTGAAATGCAAACCTGAACATATAATCTGTTTTTACGTTGTGATTTTTTACGGATAAATTATGCACGtgttacaaaaatacattaaacgcTAGAAAcagtttgaaatattatttcaagtAATTACTTCTTATGTAATTATAGGTAGTTTCATTATATAGATTAAGTGCTTTGTATTACATGAGTAGCGTTCTGAGAAATTTGGGATTaactcatgtgcgtaaagtgtcgtttcacaggctaatcagggacgacattttctcttcatggtatttttcgtttaaaggaagtcacttcttagataaaatccagtttaggcggaaaatggcgtccatgattagcctttgcgcaatgcacaggcttgtctgggacgaccctttacgcacatgcattaatccccgtttCCCTAGCACACGACTCATATGTAATTTCAGGCGGTTTAAGTCTTGGCCTGACAGCGGCCGGAGGCATCTATGCGGGAAAAAACTTCGAAGACGCTGATTACTGCAGACAGACTGCTCATGATTGGCGAGCACGTGCACAAACCAGGCGGACTGATGCCCAGAGACTACGAGAACAGAACGCTGCAGCAGCGGGTAGAACATCCGCTTTGGCACAGGAAATCCAAGAACTTCAGTCCAAAAAAGGTGATTGTAAAGGCTTCTTTACCTACATcagcaaaacataaaaaaacatcttACTGTTAAACTGTATACCATTCTAAATGGCACACGTTTAATTATTTCATCTGAGCTGAAAACTACATAAAATACATCAAATGTAATGGTGTTGCGATAAATTATGAATCTCTTTTCGGTTTCCGACATTATAAGTACTGTAAAATTAATAACATTCAAGATAATAAAATTTTTCGTTGATTTCCTCGGTTGACCGATCCACACCGTTAAAAGACCGACGCATATTCCTCTCCTTTTTCCCCCAATCAGGAATCCACGAATAAACGTGTGCACGAAAATCATGCCGACGTATATAAGTGATTTTACGTTTGATGTTTTGTACAATTAAAGGAATTATTTCTTCGGTCGAATCTACCTGTGTACTGAGCAACAAATAGCATTTTTAATGTAAATGGAGAACCAAATGACAGTCGAAACTCCGCTAGTTTTTTCCCACAAAAACCAATGTGTACCATGTGCATAGTAATACAGTGTACGATCATTATATTTTCGTGGGACAGTAATTTTAGTTGATTTCGTAGGTTGACCGAtccacgaatttaacacaaacacatcgatATATGACCGTTGCCTATTTTtaccaaaatcagaaatccacgaaTGTACATGTCcatgaaaagtaaaaaaaagcacGAAATTTCATGCCGACGATGATTTTACAGTATACATGGTAAAACACTCGATTTCAGTACAACTAGAAAACACCATACTTGTCCTGCAGCAGATGACATTGGACATGACGAACCTAGTGAAATACATAGATAGCTTCCTTAACGTGCTTCAGGTAAATTAACAAATTTATGCCTAGCATAATTGatcgaatttagaaggatgggagagtccactaggcatacatggctTAAACACTATCTAAACTTACTTCATGACTATACCCCATCCCGCTAGTAGGTAGATAGGGTCAGGGTTAAGATAAGGGTTAGCTCTAAATTTAAATCTAACTCTCAACTTTCATAATAACTATATCACCCCCCGCCAGTAGGTAGatggggttagggttagggttggctCTAAATCTAACCTTAATCTTACTTCATAACTATACCCCCTCCCCCTGCTAGAAGGAAGATGAGATTTATGGAATCACCATGgacgtatgtccgtccgtctttgtttcttttttgtaGGCACACAATTGTgtggtgttctgagaaaattgggcataatgcaagtgcgtaaagtgccgtcccagattagcctgtgcagtccgttcggtttaaagaaagtctcttttaagcaGAAATTTagtttttggcggaaagtgtcgtccctgattagcctgtgcggactgcacaggctaatctgggacgacactttacgcacatgcattatgactagttttctcaaaacgcgacacaATTATCCGAAGAAGTTCTCCTATATTTTTCAACATAAAACgtttaaatatacacaaattggtCCATGCGATAAATAAAGATAACTTAAAATTACGGTTAGCAaaagatattgaattaaaaacgtCACCAATCGAACTGTGTTACGTAAAGGTTTTGTGAACAAATGCAATTAAGCACTTTCTTTGGTATATTTCGTTAAAAATGATGCCCCAGCTGTGAGACAATGCCAAATGCAAGGATATATTAGTCACTTTccacatttattgtatttttgtgtaaaaGCGTCTCTTCTCAGACAAAATctattttaggcggaaagtatcgtccctgattagcctgtgcggattgcaatggctaatctgggaggacactttacgcacatgcattaagcccggcttTTCCCAGATCATCTGTTCTTCCCTTTCTGTTTGTATATAAATAGACCATGGATACAATGTTCAAAGATGTCAGTCTTCACTCTGAGTCGTTCCTCATCATACAGAACGCCTTGAGGAAACAACCAGAACGCCTTGCCGACAAGGCACAGGCTGTGCTGGAAGAACTGCAGGTAAAATTGCCGTTTAATGGTAAATAGTGTCAAAAATTACTTTGTTATAACATGTACATCACGAGCGACAAATGATGCAACATTTCACTTTTCATCACCATTCCAATCCATTCACACCTTCTGATACCCACACACGCAATTACATCCACACAACCCTTCAAACAAATACCTCGCATCGACCCAAACAAACATACTCGTCCCTAGCCATCCACTCCAAAATCTAACACTACACTCAAACACTAACCCGTCATACATACACCCCTTTCACATCCtcaactaccccccccccccaaccccacaCGTGATGGGACTTGGAAATAAATTGGCACATATGATCATCATCTGAAGACTTCTTCATAAGTGTTAACAAGTGCTCTTCTTATTGCTTCATATTGTTTGTCACACAATACTAATGTTCGTGTCTTTTAACCTTTACAAGGGGACATCCGTGTCATATGATCGACACATTTCtagttattgttatttaaatatctgAGTAGTGTGAAAATAAGTATACATTAATAGAACACATTATCAAAACAGTATATTAATCAAGTTCAAATAGGTAAAAAGGGTTATTGAAATCGCGCCAACACGCCTTTTATTTAAGTGATTGCTTTTCTCGCTGTGGCCACAAATAAACactgtttttgtttacaaaataataatgtagatcttattgtgagattttttgtGTACGGTATCTATCAGTCGTGATTCATTTGTTTCAGGGAAAATGGTCGAACCTGGAATCTCTTTTAATTGCAAACGGAGCACGGgctatattgacatgtgacaagaGCGGCAATAACTGCTAAATATCAATGCCttttatatgagcctcgctctgtgaaaagggtgtgcgtaaagtgttgtcccagataagcttatgcagtccgcaaaggttaatcagggaagacaatttccgCCTAGACAGGATTTTTTTAGAGAAGACTTccgttaaaataaaaatgccaaaaaagcggaaagtgtcttaaatgattagactgcacaggctaatctgggacgatgatttaagcacatgcattaaagccctgttttccctgagcgAGGCCTATATAAATgcgattttataaaaaaacacacacactacaTTTTCATACTCCGGTTACTATGTTTGCTTATGTCGTTATCTTGAGATTGGACTTTCTAGTAATGCAATGTGCATTTTCTTAAAACATTTGGTGGATTTGCCTCTGTTATTGATCAGTTATTGCATTGATGGTTCAGTAAAATTTTATGCTtcacacatgtatatatttgccatgtttattaaaatgtattaactaCTTGGGTTATGTTTATAAATTGACACTTCTTGTGCTTATAATGACTGTTTATTAATTGATATTACACGTGATATTTTGCTAGactattaatattgtttataaaatgtgtaatgtttTCGCTTAATTAAAAATAGTGATAACACAtacttttgattattttaaatgtcatttgTAAGCAATATATCTTCAATTAAGTTACTCGTTCGACGGTGTAACATTGTTTCATTAGTTTTATGAGATATAATAATGTTGAATACACTATTAATAAATTTAACTATATCAGTTTTTACCATTTCATTAGTTCCACCACCCCAGAGCATATCCTTTAAAGGTCCCACCCCCTCGCCATGAAAGGACGTGACACGACTTTCTCTAACGATGTGGAATCTTGAAGGTCATGTAGCGGTGTTTCAAATGCGTAAAACTTACATAGTGTGGACATAGAAGGAACATGGGCCACTTCGAACATTGTAGAGACCGCATTGTCATATTTAAGACCTTGTAGAGACACAGTGAACTAATCCTGAGAGTGGCGTTGTCGTATTGAAGATCGTGTTCTCACTATCCTAGTGTTGTGTCCGTATCACGCTCATGGCGCCCACATTGCGTTCCCGCCAAGACATTACCCATAGTTTTGCAGGTCCTAATAGGTTATTGTTGGTTTTACCATGCTCTGACGTTTGTACAGCGTAACTGCTATGTAtgctacattttttactaaatatacataaatatataaatataaatataaaagagACCAGTGTCAGTTTTGGTATATTCGTTGAATAGCTGCGATTTAAGAATGTGAAGGTATTTGTAAACTTTAACCGCCTGTCTCTGCACATGTTTGATATGTTGATAAACCTCATTTGCCCCAAATCTCCTAGCAGGACACGAAATATCCGAAAGTTATAAAGCCTTTCGCGAAATAGCTATTAACGTTCGATACCTATCTCCCGCTTACAGGTAACTGACGCATATTTGTTTGAGTTCAGGATGCAACGAGACACGAGTCCATCAGAAGCGCTTTATGCAGAACTTGTAAATGAGCTGCGTTGATAACAAAGGAACAAACATATCTTAAATAAATTCGGCCATATAAGAACTATTGCTGTTGTTTAAAATACTCGCAATTATTTTTCTGGTAGAGCAGATCATTAGTCTCGATATACAGCAACCTCATTCTTggaaatacatgtgcgtaaagtgtccgactgcacaggctattctaagATCACACTGTGTGCACTTTATTAAGCACAGTTTTTACACTGTTAGCATGTATATTAAGCACAGATTTTACACTGCACGCATATGTATTAaggacattttacacacatgcagatGTTTTAAGTACAATTTTTACACTGTACGCATATTAATTGAGGACAGCAGATGCAGATGTAtgaagcacaatttttacactgTAAGCACACGTTTTAAGCACATTTTTTACActgtacgcatatgtattaagtaCAGTTTATACACTTTACGCATACGTATTAGGTACAGTTTTTACActgtacgcatatgtattaagcacaCTTGTACActgtacgcatatgtattaagcacagtttttctactgtacgcacatggattaagcacGTTTTTAACATTGTACGCATATGTATTTAGGACAGGTTTTTACACTTAACGCATGCGTATTAAGCACAGTTTttacactgtacgcacatgtattaagcacagttttaACACTGTCcgcatatgtattaagcacatgttttacactgtatgcacatgtattaagcacagttttaACACTGTCCGCATATGTACTAAGCACaggttttacactgtatgcatatGTATTTAGGACAGGTTTTTACACTTTACGCGTACGTATTAAGCACAGTTTTAACActgtacgcatatgtattaaaaacagttttaacactgtacgcatatgtattaaaaacagttttaacactgtacccacatgtattaagcacagtttaccaagaacgaggctcatatgccCATCAGTCTGTAGTACTCGTAGAAAAGCGATATATTTAATGGATGTTATAAACAAAATGCGCATAATGATACATATTATGTTAACATATCTAACTTCCAGATTTAGGACAAATAACGTCACTATTTTAGTCTAATCCGATATGTCAACTAACATGCATCTCATCAAGCGTCTGTTTCTATGTCAGACATGTCGCACTTGCCTGTGtactgtaattttttttaatcatttctaAAACATTTTAGAAATCACCAGTCGTGATAATCTGTTAAACTATTGTATACCGAATTAAATCATCCATAGTTATGTACAAGAAATCGCATATATAGTGAACAATTCAGTAAATACCAAAACAAGACAAAACGCGATTTGTTAAAagaacttgttcacagtttggcacattgaaaattaaaaaacaaaaacatgtcatATATGTATTGAAGAATGTAtagattatatttaaacaagcagGAGTAACACTTTTAACTGAAAACGATTGAAATATCGTTTGTGTATTGATAATCACCAGTCGAAATCGGACTAATAAGTGTTTGTAACGTCGTGTATAAAACATATCGATACAATTACTGTATTAAGGTCAATAGTCTGAGTGGTGTTATGTACAGCTGTAACATTTGCTGTCCTCGATAAGAGCCCTAGGAAAGGCTATTAAAACTATTTTCTTGTTAATATTATTCGTAATtacttttcaaaaaaaaatcaacagttttgttAGTAAATTCATTTTAGTACATTtgtcaaaaatacaaaatatttgaacaagtccttttaaattatgtattatgtagtTTATGAATTAATTAACTTTTCCTGTAGTATATCTGCATGTGAAACTGTGTTGAATGAGCTATCG is from Dreissena polymorpha isolate Duluth1 chromosome 14, UMN_Dpol_1.0, whole genome shotgun sequence and encodes:
- the LOC127859074 gene encoding uncharacterized protein LOC127859074 isoform X11 — its product is MKKMLLWNYRVYIIASLLVTLSIGYTMSLELSTMRLSLTTLSSLLILDPDIKTKMDQMVSKGRECFINYESTMRNEGGAILVQKELILAANSAGDVNVQGMLLSLDGITVEMKAVRDALLSLQSNVHSNIESCRRRKQMHETTIDTDQLTLKKKEAEIQGKNSQIKSFEADIVSMDNDAGTLENRAEAIDSARRRKKKKGVWGVVASVVGIGLAPFTGGLSLGLTAAGGIYAGKNFEDADYCRQTAHDWRARAQTRRTDAQRLREQNAAAAGRTSALAQEIQELQSKKVQLENTILVLQQMTLDMTNLVKYIDSFLNVLQTMDTMFKDVSLHSESFLIIQNALRKQPERLADKAQAVLEELQGKWSNLESLLIANGARAILTCDKSGNNC
- the LOC127859074 gene encoding uncharacterized protein LOC127859074 isoform X7 produces the protein MRRKRLKSYTEWRNKYMFLFIELFTLSIGYTMSLELSTMRLSLTTLSSLLILDPDIKTKMDQMVSKGRECFINYESTMRNEGGAILVQKELILAANSAGDVNVQGMLLSLDGITVEMKAVRDALLSLQSNVHSNIESCRRRKQMHETTIDTDQLTLKKKEAEIQGKNSQIKSFEADIVSMDNDAGTLENRAEAIDSARRRKKKKGVWGVVASVVGIGLAPFTGGLSLGLTAAGGIYAGKNFEDADYCRQTAHDWRARAQTRRTDAQRLREQNAAAAGRTSALAQEIQELQSKKVQLENTILVLQQMTLDMTNLVKYIDSFLNVLQTMDTMFKDVSLHSESFLIIQNALRKQPERLADKAQAVLEELQGKWSNLESLLIANGARAILTCDKSGNNC
- the LOC127859074 gene encoding uncharacterized protein LOC127859074 isoform X14, which encodes MESDARTLEIRARAIDDEESENEEEGFWGVVTSVVGIGLAPFTGGLSLGLTAAGGIYAGKNFEDADYCRQTAHDWRARAQTRRTDAQRLREQNAAAAGRTSALAQEIQELQSKKVQLENTILVLQQMTLDMTNLVKYIDSFLNVLQTMDTMFKDVSLHSESFLIIQNALRKQPERLADKAQAVLEELQGKWSNLESLLIANGARAILTCDKSGNNC